In Woeseia oceani, one DNA window encodes the following:
- a CDS encoding type IV pilin protein has translation MHKFMRGVTLMELMIVVVVLGILTAIAYPNYRQYAARAKRTEARSALLQIATNQERFYLQNNTYTNNLANLGFPVGACHTTSSGSYSVCIPNADANNFTATATYQNTDAEAGVCSSFTIDGRGAKTSAPEPNCWTRTR, from the coding sequence ATGCATAAGTTCATGCGCGGCGTAACGCTGATGGAGTTGATGATCGTGGTAGTCGTCCTGGGCATCCTGACGGCAATCGCGTATCCGAACTATCGGCAATACGCGGCCCGAGCCAAACGTACAGAAGCGCGTTCGGCGTTGTTGCAGATTGCAACCAACCAGGAGCGCTTTTACCTGCAAAACAACACGTACACAAACAACCTGGCCAACCTAGGGTTTCCCGTTGGCGCCTGCCATACGACCAGTTCGGGTTCCTACTCGGTTTGTATTCCGAATGCTGACGCCAATAATTTCACGGCGACTGCCACTTATCAGAATACAGACGCGGAAGCGGGTGTTTGCAGCTCGTTTACGATTGACGGGCGCGGCGCCAAGACGTCAGCGCCGGAGCCCAATTGCTGGACTCGAACGCGTTAA
- the lspA gene encoding signal peptidase II, which produces MNEQQKVATEQTDAGNSARRKFIIWMLLALVVVILDQVSKWLILEHVPLYSKSALLSFVNITHQQNPGAAFSFLADAGGWQRWFFTVLAAAVSVFIAAWLWRLRKERQAVLAWGLALVLGGAIGNLIDRVRLGYVVDFIQVMIAGWPFPSFNVADSAITVGAVLLIVDAFFFSGRQQRTEEEGPAE; this is translated from the coding sequence ATGAATGAACAACAAAAAGTTGCTACAGAACAAACCGATGCGGGCAACTCAGCGCGCCGCAAATTCATAATCTGGATGCTGCTTGCACTGGTCGTGGTGATCCTTGATCAGGTCAGCAAGTGGCTGATTCTTGAGCACGTGCCGCTGTACAGCAAGTCGGCGCTATTGTCGTTTGTCAACATTACCCACCAGCAAAACCCGGGTGCGGCTTTTAGCTTTCTGGCCGATGCCGGAGGCTGGCAGCGCTGGTTCTTTACGGTACTGGCCGCGGCTGTCAGTGTATTTATCGCAGCATGGTTGTGGCGTTTGCGTAAGGAGCGGCAAGCTGTCCTGGCTTGGGGGCTGGCATTGGTGCTGGGTGGCGCAATCGGAAATCTGATTGACAGGGTGCGGCTGGGTTACGTGGTCGACTTCATTCAAGTAATGATCGCGGGTTGGCCTTTTCCGTCTTTCAACGTGGCAGATTCGGCGATTACCGTCGGTGCGGTCTTGCTGATTGTCGATGCTTTCTTCTTCTCCGGGAGGCAACAACGGACTGAAGAAGAAGGTCCGGCAGAATAA
- the ribF gene encoding bifunctional riboflavin kinase/FAD synthetase, translated as MYLVSNPTKELYRRVSSGSVVTIGAYDGLHLGHQKLLSRVVAEARERALPAVVMSFEPTPKEYFAGDNPPARLMRFREKFEALAEAGIDIFYCPRFNQAMSAITADTFVRQLLIHALNVRHLVIGDDFRFAVRREGNIELLKRAGKALEFSVEQVASITVGDERVSSTAIRQALMTGDMRKAQRLLGRDYRMSGKVVRGESMGRKLGYPTANVNLKRRLSPVFGIFAVRVSGLGKRVLDGVASVGTRPTFQGTKPLLEVHIFDFDEDIYGRRIHVDFVARLRSEEKFDDVQELVEQMHRDSAAAREILAA; from the coding sequence ATGTATTTGGTCAGCAATCCAACCAAAGAACTTTACCGCCGTGTTTCCTCGGGTAGCGTCGTGACGATCGGGGCCTACGATGGCCTGCATCTTGGCCATCAGAAATTGTTGTCGAGGGTTGTGGCCGAGGCTCGGGAGCGCGCGCTGCCAGCCGTAGTGATGAGTTTCGAACCAACTCCCAAGGAGTATTTTGCAGGCGATAATCCGCCAGCCAGACTGATGCGTTTTCGTGAGAAGTTCGAAGCGTTGGCCGAGGCAGGGATCGATATCTTCTATTGCCCGCGATTTAACCAGGCGATGTCGGCCATAACGGCTGATACCTTCGTTCGGCAATTGCTGATTCATGCACTGAACGTTCGCCACCTTGTTATTGGTGATGACTTTCGGTTTGCTGTGCGACGCGAAGGTAATATCGAACTGCTGAAACGGGCCGGTAAGGCGCTGGAATTCAGTGTCGAGCAGGTGGCAAGCATTACTGTCGGTGACGAGCGTGTCAGTAGTACCGCGATCCGCCAAGCTTTGATGACTGGTGACATGCGTAAGGCGCAGCGTTTGCTGGGCAGAGACTACCGAATGTCCGGTAAGGTCGTACGTGGTGAGAGCATGGGCCGCAAGCTCGGCTACCCGACGGCCAACGTCAACCTGAAACGCCGTTTGAGTCCGGTATTCGGCATATTTGCCGTACGTGTTTCCGGGCTGGGTAAACGGGTTCTGGATGGCGTTGCCAGCGTGGGAACCCGGCCAACATTTCAGGGTACGAAGCCGTTGCTGGAAGTTCACATTTTTGATTTTGACGAGGATATTTACGGTCGACGCATCCATGTCGATTTCGTTGCACGCCTGAGGAGCGAGGAGAAATTCGACGATGTACAGGAGCTGGTTGAACAGATGCACCGCGACAGCGCCGCAGCACGTGAGATACTTGCCGCATGA
- the murJ gene encoding murein biosynthesis integral membrane protein MurJ, with product MTQQQPNDDDSAAEIAPAPSGQSARGLLRSTSVVSGMTLLSRVLGLVRDVVFARYFGATIVMDAFIVANRIPNMLRRFFAEGAFSQGFVPVMARYKEQHEHEEARELIDAVAGTLGLILFAITLLGVVAAPLLVLVVAPGFVGENGRFDLATAMLRFTFPYLLFVSLTAFAGGILNTYGRFAASAFTPVILNVVLIACALWLAPLLAEPGMALAYGVFLAGIAQLLFQIPFLAKLHAVPRPRWLPTHKGVRRIGKLMLPAIFGSSIAQVNVLLGGVIASLLGVGKISLLYYSDRLMEFPLGLFGIALATVTLPHLSRQHASRSGQAFGETIDWSMKLVCLIAIPAAIGLIMLAEPLVATIFFGGEFSPHDVEMTAISLQAFSVGLIGFSLVKILAPAYFAREDTKTPVRVGLIALLVNFILSVGLAWWLTSIDYVATHAGLALATSIAAVLNAYLLYRGLRRDGVLVHARGWLPLLLRFSLANAVMALLLHVLARPLEWWLSADLASRAGWLALTIVVAALSYFLLLLVAGLRPVHLRLGR from the coding sequence ATGACGCAACAACAGCCCAACGACGACGATTCGGCGGCCGAGATCGCCCCAGCACCGTCGGGTCAGAGTGCGAGAGGCCTGCTGCGCTCCACCTCCGTCGTCAGCGGTATGACCCTGTTGTCGAGGGTTTTGGGCCTTGTCCGGGACGTGGTGTTCGCCCGCTATTTCGGTGCCACGATCGTTATGGACGCGTTCATCGTCGCGAACCGCATCCCCAACATGTTGCGCCGGTTCTTTGCGGAAGGCGCTTTTTCGCAAGGCTTCGTGCCTGTGATGGCGCGCTACAAGGAGCAGCATGAGCACGAAGAGGCTCGCGAGCTGATCGACGCGGTCGCCGGCACGCTGGGCTTGATTCTGTTTGCCATAACCTTACTCGGTGTCGTCGCGGCACCGTTACTGGTGCTGGTGGTTGCCCCCGGTTTTGTGGGTGAAAACGGTCGCTTTGACCTTGCCACCGCCATGTTGCGGTTTACCTTTCCCTACCTGCTGTTCGTGTCCCTGACCGCATTTGCCGGCGGGATTCTGAACACGTACGGGCGATTCGCCGCGTCCGCATTCACGCCGGTGATACTGAATGTTGTTTTGATCGCCTGCGCCCTGTGGCTTGCACCGCTGCTTGCCGAACCCGGTATGGCATTGGCCTACGGCGTATTCCTTGCCGGTATCGCACAATTGCTCTTTCAGATTCCATTTCTTGCCAAGCTGCATGCCGTCCCCCGACCGAGATGGCTGCCAACGCACAAGGGCGTCCGGCGCATTGGCAAACTTATGCTGCCAGCGATATTCGGTTCATCTATTGCTCAGGTTAACGTATTACTTGGCGGCGTCATCGCGTCGCTGCTCGGTGTCGGCAAGATCAGTTTGCTGTATTACTCGGATCGCCTGATGGAGTTTCCGCTGGGCTTGTTTGGTATTGCACTGGCGACAGTGACGCTGCCGCACCTGTCGCGCCAGCACGCGAGCCGGTCTGGCCAAGCGTTCGGCGAGACCATAGATTGGTCGATGAAGCTCGTCTGCCTGATTGCCATTCCAGCGGCGATCGGCCTGATCATGCTGGCTGAGCCGCTGGTAGCGACCATATTCTTCGGTGGAGAGTTTTCGCCTCACGACGTAGAGATGACCGCCATCAGCCTGCAGGCGTTTTCGGTCGGGCTCATCGGTTTCTCGCTGGTGAAAATACTCGCGCCCGCCTATTTCGCCAGAGAAGACACGAAGACCCCGGTTCGGGTAGGTCTGATCGCCTTGCTGGTCAATTTCATCCTCAGTGTCGGGCTCGCCTGGTGGCTGACGTCGATAGACTACGTGGCGACACACGCCGGGCTGGCTTTGGCGACGTCCATTGCGGCAGTGTTGAATGCGTACCTGTTGTACCGCGGTCTGCGCCGCGACGGCGTGCTGGTTCATGCACGGGGCTGGTTGCCATTGTTGTTGCGCTTCTCTCTTGCAAATGCGGTTATGGCGCTGTTGCTGCACGTACTGGCGCGGCCGCTCGAGTGGTGGTTGTCTGCTGATCTGGCATCGCGTGCTGGCTGGCTGGCTTTGACGATCGTGGTGGCTGCGCTGAGCTATTTCCTGTTGTTGCTGGTAGCAGGCCTGAGACCGGTTCATTTGCGGCTCGGTCGATGA
- the rpsT gene encoding 30S ribosomal protein S20: MANIKSAQKRARQAEKSRLHNMGMRSKMRTQIKNVLKAVEKGDKAAADAAFKAAVPVIDSMINKGIVTKNKAARHKSRLNKQIKALAS; this comes from the coding sequence GTGGCAAATATCAAGTCAGCGCAAAAACGTGCCCGCCAGGCCGAGAAGTCTCGCCTGCACAACATGGGCATGCGTTCAAAAATGCGCACCCAGATCAAGAACGTATTGAAAGCCGTCGAGAAAGGCGATAAAGCCGCCGCCGACGCAGCCTTCAAAGCAGCCGTTCCCGTCATCGACAGCATGATTAACAAAGGCATCGTGACCAAGAACAAAGCGGCGCGTCACAAGAGTCGCCTGAACAAGCAGATCAAGGCACTTGCCAGTTAG
- the cgtA gene encoding Obg family GTPase CgtA: MKFVDETTIRVIAGNGGHGCLSFRREKYVERGGPDGGDGGHGGDVWLVADNSSNTLADFRVARKFRAENGQPGAGRNKTGRSGEDLEVRVPCGTIVYDVDTGELIGDLTRPGQRLKVANAGRGGLGNTRFKSSVNRAPRKITNGSPGESRHLQLELKLLADVGLVGMPNAGKSTLISAMSSARPKVADYPFTTLHPNLGVVSVGRLQSFVMADVPGLIEGAAEGAGLGIQFLKHLQRTRLLLHLVDISPPDPDDNPASSFAAIERELAKFADDLVDKPRWLIINKVDLLADDQLPAVRDAFLQESGWTGPVFEVSAASGKGTEALAQAIMRHLEEVAAAEAEAAAEEAAAQD, encoded by the coding sequence ATGAAATTCGTCGATGAAACGACCATACGCGTTATAGCCGGCAACGGTGGCCACGGCTGCCTGTCGTTCAGGCGCGAAAAATACGTGGAACGTGGCGGCCCCGATGGTGGCGATGGCGGTCACGGTGGCGACGTTTGGTTGGTGGCTGACAACAGCAGCAATACGCTCGCGGATTTCCGCGTGGCGCGGAAATTTCGCGCCGAGAACGGCCAACCCGGAGCCGGGCGCAACAAAACCGGACGATCGGGTGAGGATCTCGAGGTGCGGGTGCCGTGCGGCACGATTGTCTACGACGTGGATACGGGCGAGTTGATCGGGGACCTGACCCGGCCTGGTCAGCGGCTCAAGGTGGCCAATGCCGGCCGCGGCGGACTGGGAAACACGCGCTTCAAGAGCAGCGTCAACAGGGCCCCGCGCAAGATCACCAACGGTTCACCAGGCGAATCCAGGCACTTGCAGCTCGAACTCAAGTTGCTGGCTGACGTCGGTCTCGTTGGCATGCCGAATGCCGGTAAATCAACACTGATTTCGGCGATGTCGTCGGCGCGGCCTAAGGTTGCGGACTATCCGTTTACGACCCTGCACCCGAACCTGGGTGTGGTTTCGGTCGGTCGGTTGCAGAGCTTCGTCATGGCCGACGTGCCGGGCCTGATCGAGGGCGCTGCCGAAGGTGCCGGGCTCGGTATACAGTTCCTGAAGCACTTGCAGCGCACCCGCTTGTTATTGCACCTCGTTGATATTTCGCCCCCGGACCCGGATGACAATCCGGCCAGTAGTTTTGCCGCGATCGAACGCGAACTGGCAAAATTTGCCGACGATCTGGTGGATAAGCCCCGCTGGCTGATCATCAACAAGGTGGACTTGCTGGCTGACGACCAGTTGCCGGCAGTCAGGGACGCGTTCCTGCAGGAGAGCGGCTGGACTGGCCCGGTCTTCGAGGTCAGTGCCGCGAGTGGTAAGGGTACTGAAGCATTGGCACAGGCCATCATGCGGCATCTGGAAGAGGTGGCAGCGGCAGAGGCGGAAGCTGCGGCCGAAGAGGCCGCTGCACAGGACTGA
- the rpmA gene encoding 50S ribosomal protein L27: MAHKKAGGSTRNGRDSESKRLGVKIFGGQQVIPGNIIVRQRGTRFHAGLNVGIGRDHTLFAKAEGQVKFEKKGPHSRQFVSVVSS; this comes from the coding sequence ATGGCTCATAAGAAAGCAGGCGGCAGTACCAGAAACGGTCGCGATTCGGAATCCAAACGCCTGGGCGTCAAGATTTTTGGTGGTCAGCAGGTTATTCCCGGCAACATTATTGTTCGTCAGCGCGGCACGCGTTTTCATGCCGGCCTGAATGTGGGCATTGGTCGTGACCATACCTTGTTCGCTAAAGCGGAAGGTCAGGTCAAGTTCGAGAAGAAAGGCCCGCACAGCCGCCAGTTCGTGAGTGTCGTTTCCAGCTAG
- the rplU gene encoding 50S ribosomal protein L21, giving the protein MYAVFRTGGKQYRATAGDRLRVERLDAEEGSDITFDEVLLVGEGANIKVGTPLLDGETVSAKVLQQGKSRKVNVVKFRRRQNYLRQGTHRQFFTEVEITAIGGAAAKPKAAAAKPAAEKPAAKKAAAKKPAAKKADADKPAAKKTAKKKVAKKKVAKKTSS; this is encoded by the coding sequence ATGTACGCGGTTTTTCGCACAGGCGGCAAGCAATACCGGGCAACCGCAGGCGATCGCCTGCGGGTCGAGAGGCTCGATGCAGAAGAAGGGTCGGATATTACGTTCGACGAGGTGTTGCTGGTCGGTGAAGGTGCCAATATTAAAGTTGGCACGCCATTGCTGGACGGCGAGACTGTCAGCGCGAAAGTGCTGCAGCAGGGCAAGAGCCGCAAAGTAAACGTCGTCAAGTTCCGACGTCGTCAGAACTACCTGCGGCAGGGTACCCATCGCCAGTTCTTCACCGAAGTCGAAATTACGGCGATCGGTGGCGCAGCGGCGAAGCCGAAAGCGGCTGCTGCGAAGCCCGCGGCTGAGAAACCAGCCGCCAAGAAAGCCGCTGCCAAAAAACCGGCGGCCAAAAAGGCGGACGCTGACAAGCCGGCGGCTAAGAAGACCGCCAAGAAAAAGGTAGCCAAGAAAAAGGTTGCCAAGAAGACCAGCAGCTAA
- the ispB gene encoding octaprenyl diphosphate synthase, translated as MSLQDVNALAKADMGAVDALIRISLESDVALVSQVSEYIVTSGGKRLRPLIVLLAARALGYGGDRHIHAAAIIEFIHTATLLHDDVVDSSARRRGRDTANTVFGNQASVLVGDFLYSRAFQMMVDVGQMRVMQIMADATNTIAAGEVMQLMNVHEADVTEDDYRQVIYRKTARLFEAGAQIAALLANRDPADEKAMIAYGQNLGTAFQLVDDALDYDSTPEELGKNLGDDLAEGKATLPLIYAMQKGSKSECDMIRTAIEEGGIERLSDIQAVIESTGALKYTSARAQEAADLAIAALSDIPASDWKEALIAIADFSVRRRT; from the coding sequence ATGAGCCTTCAGGACGTCAACGCCTTGGCGAAAGCCGATATGGGCGCCGTCGACGCACTCATCCGCATAAGCCTGGAGAGTGATGTCGCCCTCGTTTCCCAGGTTTCTGAATACATTGTCACGAGCGGCGGCAAGCGCTTGCGCCCGCTGATCGTGTTGCTGGCTGCGCGAGCGCTCGGCTACGGCGGAGACCGACACATCCACGCCGCCGCCATTATCGAGTTCATACACACAGCCACCCTGCTCCACGACGATGTCGTGGACTCCTCCGCACGGCGGCGCGGCCGGGATACAGCGAACACGGTATTCGGTAACCAGGCCAGTGTGCTGGTCGGCGATTTCCTCTATTCGCGGGCATTCCAGATGATGGTCGATGTCGGCCAGATGCGGGTCATGCAGATCATGGCGGATGCCACAAATACCATCGCCGCTGGCGAAGTCATGCAGCTGATGAACGTTCACGAGGCGGACGTTACGGAAGATGATTACCGGCAGGTCATCTACCGGAAAACGGCTCGCCTGTTCGAAGCCGGCGCCCAGATAGCCGCCCTGCTCGCGAACCGAGATCCGGCGGACGAAAAAGCCATGATTGCCTACGGACAGAATCTCGGTACCGCATTCCAGTTGGTCGACGACGCCCTGGACTACGACTCAACGCCGGAAGAACTGGGCAAAAACCTCGGCGATGACCTGGCGGAAGGCAAAGCGACCTTGCCTCTGATCTACGCGATGCAAAAAGGCAGCAAGTCTGAGTGCGACATGATTCGTACAGCAATCGAGGAAGGCGGAATAGAACGCCTTAGCGATATACAGGCAGTTATTGAATCGACCGGAGCGCTAAAGTACACTTCCGCGCGCGCTCAGGAGGCCGCTGATCTGGCCATTGCCGCTTTGTCCGATATTCCCGCATCGGACTGGAAAGAGGCTCTCATCGCTATCGCAGACTTTTCCGTCCGCCGGCGTACCTGA
- a CDS encoding transposase: MNGHDDGQSEKEKIMRRPRRNHTAKFKSKVALEALKGEQTLAQLAQRFDVHPNQITQWKKPLLASAEDVFASAVDRGKELSEEELNALHAKIGQQALEIDFLSGALGRISDPSAKRWSIGSTICRSSARRYSWLSHDPRCTTSHGRCDRTRWR; this comes from the coding sequence ATGAACGGCCATGATGATGGCCAGTCAGAGAAGGAGAAAATCATGCGACGACCGCGTCGAAATCACACCGCCAAGTTCAAGTCGAAAGTAGCGCTGGAGGCCTTGAAGGGCGAGCAGACATTGGCGCAGCTGGCACAGCGCTTCGATGTGCATCCGAATCAAATCACACAATGGAAGAAACCGCTGTTGGCAAGCGCAGAGGACGTATTTGCTTCTGCTGTAGACCGCGGCAAGGAACTGTCGGAAGAAGAGCTCAATGCCTTGCACGCCAAGATTGGCCAGCAGGCACTGGAGATTGATTTTTTGTCCGGAGCACTCGGTCGCATCAGCGACCCGAGCGCAAAACGATGGTCGATCGGCAGCACGATCTGCCGGTCAAGCGCCAGGCGCTACTCTTGGCTATCTCACGATCCTCGGTGTACTACCAGCCACGGCCGGTGCGACCGGACACGCTGGCGCTGA
- a CDS encoding YeiH family protein: MLSATIALASAYLSEHYGGPAMLFALLLGIAFNFLADSSKTGPGIQFSSKRILRVGVALLGARITWTEVQNLGAETVALVVSGVLVTLVVGTGIARLLKLPRSFGVLTAGAVAICGASAALAISSVLPNDSRSERWTIVTVVGVTALSTIAMMVYPLFSAFLQFDDTAAGVFIGATIHDVAQVIGAGYTISTEAGDTAAIVKLLRVSCLLPVVVAIGFLQRGSKSADAPKVPLLPLFLFGFVVLVAANSFGLISPDIAAFLGTVSRWCLLCAVAALGIRTSLGELAVVGPRPLLAMVSQTALLALFAIGGLLYLD, translated from the coding sequence ATGCTGAGCGCAACCATTGCCCTCGCTTCAGCGTACCTTTCAGAGCACTATGGCGGCCCTGCCATGTTGTTCGCACTGTTGTTGGGCATAGCCTTTAACTTTCTGGCGGACAGTAGCAAAACCGGTCCCGGTATCCAGTTCAGCTCGAAGCGAATTCTGCGAGTGGGCGTTGCACTGCTCGGTGCACGAATTACCTGGACAGAGGTACAGAATCTGGGTGCGGAGACGGTTGCTCTGGTGGTCTCCGGCGTACTCGTGACACTGGTCGTCGGCACAGGTATCGCACGTTTGTTGAAGTTGCCACGCAGCTTCGGCGTTCTGACTGCTGGAGCCGTTGCTATTTGCGGCGCGTCGGCGGCGTTGGCGATTTCGTCAGTATTGCCCAATGATTCGCGCTCGGAACGCTGGACGATTGTCACTGTCGTGGGTGTTACTGCGCTCAGTACCATCGCCATGATGGTTTACCCACTGTTTTCCGCGTTTCTGCAATTCGACGATACAGCCGCTGGTGTTTTCATCGGTGCAACGATTCATGACGTTGCACAAGTCATTGGCGCTGGATATACGATATCCACCGAGGCCGGCGACACGGCGGCCATCGTGAAGTTATTACGCGTATCGTGCTTGCTCCCGGTTGTCGTCGCCATAGGCTTTTTGCAGCGGGGCTCGAAGTCGGCGGACGCACCGAAGGTGCCCTTGTTGCCTTTGTTCCTGTTCGGGTTTGTAGTTCTTGTTGCAGCGAACAGCTTCGGCTTGATCAGCCCGGACATAGCCGCTTTTCTTGGTACGGTTTCTCGCTGGTGCTTGCTGTGCGCCGTCGCGGCACTGGGAATTCGAACGTCACTGGGCGAACTGGCAGTAGTGGGGCCACGACCGTTGTTGGCGATGGTCTCGCAAACCGCACTGCTGGCCCTGTTTGCAATTGGCGGCTTGCTCTACCTGGACTAG